A stretch of Microtus pennsylvanicus isolate mMicPen1 chromosome 5, mMicPen1.hap1, whole genome shotgun sequence DNA encodes these proteins:
- the LOC142851396 gene encoding olfactory receptor 5B12-like, whose protein sequence is MTLMENISEITEFILVGLTDVPELQIPLSIVFTLIYLITLFGNLGMIMLILMDPQLHTPMYFFLSNLSLVDCVYASAVAPKVMVGFLTGNKVISYNACATQMFFFVAFGAIESLILASMAYDRHAAVCKPLHYTTIMTSTTCVLMVACCYMCGILQSSIHVALAFHLSFCHSNVINHFFCDIPPLLNISCSDTYINEITLLLLATMDIVFTLVVILRTYMLIFITILRMHSAEAQRKAFSTCSSHLTTVSIFFGSLIFMYLQPRTHHSMNTDKIASVFYTMVIPMLNPMVYSLRNKDVKNAFKKVVGKLNSSLKLVV, encoded by the coding sequence ATGACACTGATGGAGAATATTTCAGAGATTACAGAATTTATTCTTGTGGGCCTAACAGATGTCCCAGAATTGCAAATTCCTTTGTCtattgtcttcactctcattTATTTGATAACACTGTTTGGGAATCTTGGGATGATCATGTTGATTCTGATGGACCCCCAACTCCACACTCCAATGTACTTTTTCCTCAGTAATCTCTCCCTGGTGGACTGTGTTTATGCCTCAGCAGTTGCTCCAAAGGTAATGGTTGGGTTTCTCACAGGAAATAAGGTTATATCCTACAACGCATGTGCTACCCAGATGTTCTTCTTTGTAGCCTTTGGCGCTATTGAAAGTCTGATTCTGGCCTCAATGGCCTATGACCGCCATGCAGCAGTGTGCAAACCGCTGCACTATACTACCATCATGACAAGTACCACCTGTGTCCTAATGGTCGCCTGCTGTTATATGTGTGGAATCCTGCAATCCTCCATCCATGTTGCGCTTGCGTTTCACCTTTCCTTCTGTCATTCCAATGTGATTAATCACTTTTTCTGTGACATTCCTCCCTTGCTGAACATTTCTTGTTCTGATACCTACATAAATGAGATTACACTCCTTCTCTTGGCTACAATGGATATTGTTTTCACTCTTGTGGTCATCTTGAGAACGTACATGCTGATTTTCATCACTATCCTGAGGATGCATTCAGCTGAAGCACAGAGAAAGGCCTTTTCTACCTGTTCTTCTCACCTCACTACTGTATCCATCTTCTTTGGGTCACTCATATTCATGTACTTACAGCCCAGAACTCATCATTCCATGAACACAGACAAAATTGCGTCTGTGTTTTACACCATGGTTATCCCTATGCTGAATCCTATGGTATATAGCCTGAGGAACAAAGATGTCAAAAACGCATTCAAGAAAGTTGTTGGAAAACTAAATTCTTCACTGAAATTAGTCGTttaa
- the LOC142851130 gene encoding olfactory receptor 5B12-like, whose amino-acid sequence MTFMENISEVTEFILVGLTNTPELQVPMFIIFTVIYLITLIGNLGMTMLILLDSRLHTPMYFFLSNLSLVDFVYASAVTPKVMEGFLTENKIISFNACAAQMFFLIAFATTESFLLAAMAFDRHAAVCKPLHYSTSMTRTTCVLIVTCCYINGFLQSSTHVILTFQLSFCHSHVINHFFCDIPPILSLSCSDIHLNEIILFLLCTYDVSFSLVVILNSYLLIFIAILRMRSAEGRKKAFSTCTSHLITVSLFYGTIIFMYLQPNSNHSMDRDKMASMFYTMIIPMLNPLVYSLRNKEVKNAFKKVAGKMLIFLGLVN is encoded by the coding sequence ATGACTTTCATGGAGAATATTTCAGAGGTGACTGAATTTATTCTTGTGGGGTTAACAAATACCCCAGAGCTTCAGGTTCCTATGTTTATCATCTTCACTGTCATTTATTTGATCACACTGATTGGGAATCTTGGGATGACCATGCTGATTCTACTGGACTCTCGTCTCCATACTCCAATGTATTTTTTCCTCAGTAACCTCTCCCTGGTGGACTTTGTTTATGCCTCAGCAGTCACTCCCAAAGTAATGGAAGGGTTTCTCACAGAAAACAAGATCATATCCTTCAATGCATGTGCTGCCCAGATGTTCTTTTTGATAGCCTTTGCCACTACTGAAAGTTTCCTCCTTGCTGCAATGGCTTTTGACCGTCATGCAGCAGTGTGTAAGCCCCTACATTACTCAACCTCCATGACAAGGACCACTTGTGTCCTAATTGTTACCTGCTGCTACATCAATGGATTTCTCCAATCTTCCACCCATGTTATTCTCACTTTCCAACTCTCCTTTTGTCATTCCCATGTGATTAATCACTTTTTCTGTGACATTCCCCCAATACTTTCTCTGTCTTGTTCTGATATCCACTTAAATGAGATTATACTGTTTTTGTTGTGTACATATGATGTTAGCTTTTCTCTTGTGGTTATCCTGAACTCTTACcttcttattttcattgctatcttGAGGATGCGCTCTGCAGAAGGCAGAAAAAAGGCCTTCTCAACTTGTACATCACACCTCATCACTGTTTCTCTCTTCTATGGGACgattatttttatgtacttaCAACCCAACTCCAATCACTCAATGGACAGAGACAAAATGGCATCTATGTTCTACACCATGATAATACCCATGTTGAACCCTTTAGTCTACAGCCTGAgaaacaaagaagtcaagaatGCATTCAAGAAGGTTGCAGGAAAAATGCTGATTTTCCTGGGCCTAGTCAATTAG